A region from the Candidatus Thiothrix putei genome encodes:
- a CDS encoding LysR family transcriptional regulator has translation MDTEQARTFLAIAAHGSFIAAASQLHLTQSTVSARIQRLEETLNARLFVRNRSGASLTPAGRRFLEYAKRLVFTAEQAIHDVGSSSRYRATLRVGGRIALWEGFLPQWVGWMRRTNPDVAMRTEIGFEDDLMRRLIEGTLDMGLMYTPSHQPGLIVEHLFDERLILVSSRPDVHEPGSGYVHVDWGASFHAQHRQSFPQMETPALVANIGWLAIQLVLANGGCCFLPVRLAQPLLMTGQLFPVVGAPEYDHPAYMVYPQKAESTVLEQAVQGLREVAKQQR, from the coding sequence ATGGATACCGAACAAGCCCGTACTTTCCTCGCGATTGCTGCCCACGGCAGTTTTATTGCCGCTGCCAGCCAGCTACACCTCACGCAATCCACCGTGAGTGCGCGGATTCAACGGCTGGAGGAAACCTTGAATGCACGGCTGTTCGTGCGCAATCGCTCCGGCGCGAGCCTGACACCCGCAGGGCGGCGTTTTCTGGAATACGCCAAACGGCTGGTATTTACCGCAGAACAGGCGATTCACGACGTGGGTTCATCCAGCCGTTACCGCGCGACGCTGCGTGTCGGGGGGCGCATTGCCTTGTGGGAAGGTTTTTTGCCGCAATGGGTCGGGTGGATGCGCCGCACCAATCCCGATGTGGCCATGCGTACTGAAATCGGTTTTGAAGATGACCTGATGCGCCGTTTGATTGAAGGCACGCTCGACATGGGTTTGATGTACACGCCCAGCCATCAACCGGGGCTGATTGTTGAACATTTGTTTGACGAACGCCTGATTCTGGTCAGCAGTCGCCCTGATGTTCACGAACCGGGGTCGGGTTATGTCCACGTTGATTGGGGCGCAAGTTTTCATGCGCAACACCGCCAAAGTTTCCCGCAAATGGAAACGCCTGCATTGGTGGCGAATATCGGTTGGTTAGCGATACAACTGGTGCTGGCGAATGGTGGTTGCTGTTTTTTGCCGGTGCGTTTGGCACAGCCGTTGTTGATGACGGGGCAATTGTTTCCGGTGGTGGGTGCGCCGGAATACGACCATCCGGCGTACATGGTTTATCCGCAAAAAGCCGAGAGCACGGTGTTGGAACAGGCGGTGCAGGGCTTGCGGGAAGTGGCGAAACAGCAGCGTTAA
- a CDS encoding thioredoxin family protein, with the protein MKTNAIFYHAGCPVCVAAEQAVANALDPARYEVEIVHLGEDKARLAEAEAAGIQSVPALVMDGGVFHINFGAGIDALR; encoded by the coding sequence ATGAAAACCAATGCCATATTTTATCATGCCGGTTGTCCGGTGTGTGTTGCCGCCGAACAAGCGGTGGCTAATGCACTCGATCCGGCACGCTATGAGGTGGAAATTGTCCATTTGGGCGAGGATAAAGCTCGATTAGCAGAAGCTGAAGCAGCCGGAATCCAGTCTGTGCCTGCTTTAGTCATGGATGGCGGCGTATTCCACATCAATTTTGGTGCAGGCATTGATGCCTTGCGCTAA
- the soxA gene encoding sulfur oxidation c-type cytochrome SoxA, with product MEARIEFCSDKEGQKLTNGSYDNSAVSMYIAAASNDMPIKIDVSEGSLKEAFDRGQKAFNLKAGRLNLACASCHIQMVGNNLRGQTPTTSYGDATHWPLWRGKDEVQSLHVRLAECDRNAGVQPLQVGSQTYTDMEVFLTALSNDYPIQSPAMRP from the coding sequence ATGGAAGCCCGCATCGAGTTCTGTTCCGACAAGGAAGGTCAAAAGCTCACTAACGGCAGTTACGACAACAGCGCGGTTTCCATGTACATCGCCGCTGCCAGCAATGACATGCCCATTAAAATTGATGTGAGCGAAGGCTCCTTGAAAGAAGCCTTTGACCGCGGGCAAAAAGCCTTCAACCTCAAGGCTGGCCGTCTCAATTTGGCTTGTGCAAGCTGCCACATCCAGATGGTTGGTAACAACCTGCGCGGGCAGACACCGACCACCAGCTATGGCGATGCGACCCATTGGCCATTGTGGCGCGGCAAAGATGAAGTGCAATCCCTGCATGTGCGTCTTGCAGAGTGCGACCGTAACGCGGGCGTACAACCGCTGCAAGTGGGCAGCCAAACCTACACGGATATGGAAGTGTTCCTCACAGCACTGTCCAATGATTACCCTATCCAGTCACCTGCAATGCGCCCTTAA
- a CDS encoding TusE/DsrC/DsvC family sulfur relay protein: MSTELNVERDAEGYLVNPEDWNPDIAHAFSAEENIELTDDYWVVLQYVRDYWEEHKITPDIRHVTDFMAKQQGIDKKAAKQQLFHLFPYGYVKQTCKIAGMQRPRAWSTG; encoded by the coding sequence ATGTCCACAGAACTAAACGTTGAACGCGATGCCGAAGGCTATCTCGTTAACCCCGAAGATTGGAATCCAGACATTGCCCACGCTTTCTCCGCTGAAGAAAACATCGAATTGACCGATGATTACTGGGTCGTGTTGCAATACGTGCGTGATTATTGGGAAGAACACAAAATCACCCCCGACATCCGCCACGTCACCGATTTCATGGCAAAACAGCAAGGAATCGACAAAAAAGCCGCCAAGCAGCAATTGTTCCATCTGTTCCCTTATGGCTATGTGAAACAAACCTGCAAAATTGCCGGAATGCAACGCCCCCGTGCGTGGAGTACTGGCTAG
- the chrA gene encoding chromate efflux transporter: MANLPPSTPTLGEAFFYWLKLGFISFGGPMGQIAMMHTDLVEKKRWISEHRFLHALNFCMILPGPEAIQLAIYISWLMHGVVGAVMAGVLFFMPAFLLLSVLAGVYLAWGDVPLMQGLFYGIKPAVVAIVLFAAWRIGSKALKNSVLWGIAAAAFVAIFVFGIGFPWIVLAAALLGVIGGKVMPDKFKGGGGHGASDKQYGAAVIDDHTPTPAHAQFSWMKLGMTLAVFVGIWGLAMLVVGGQQTLNDMGSFFTKAAFLTIGGAYAVLPYVYQGGVEQYGWLTGPQMIDGLALGETTPGPLIMVVTWVGYLGGVTKEVFTNPLAAGFAGAAVATFFTFLPSFLFILAVGPVVESSRNDIKFTAPLTGVTAAVVGVIMNLAVFFAWHTFWPKATDATPFTAPFEWFAVVVAIAAFIALWKYKVDVMKVIGVCAVLGLVYTLAMGAM, encoded by the coding sequence ATGGCTAATTTACCTCCGAGTACCCCAACCTTGGGCGAAGCATTTTTCTACTGGCTGAAACTCGGTTTCATCAGCTTTGGTGGCCCGATGGGGCAGATTGCGATGATGCACACCGATCTGGTGGAAAAGAAACGCTGGATTTCGGAACACCGTTTTTTACACGCACTGAATTTCTGCATGATCTTGCCGGGGCCGGAAGCGATCCAGTTGGCGATTTACATTAGCTGGTTGATGCACGGCGTGGTGGGCGCGGTGATGGCGGGGGTATTGTTCTTTATGCCTGCGTTTTTACTGCTCTCCGTATTGGCGGGGGTGTATCTGGCATGGGGCGATGTACCGCTGATGCAGGGTCTATTTTATGGCATAAAACCCGCAGTGGTGGCGATTGTGCTGTTTGCGGCGTGGCGAATTGGCTCGAAGGCACTGAAAAACAGCGTCTTGTGGGGCATTGCAGCAGCGGCTTTTGTTGCCATTTTTGTGTTTGGGATTGGTTTCCCGTGGATTGTGTTAGCAGCCGCTTTATTGGGTGTGATTGGTGGCAAAGTCATGCCGGACAAGTTCAAAGGCGGCGGCGGACACGGTGCATCTGACAAGCAATACGGCGCGGCGGTGATTGATGACCACACACCCACTCCGGCACACGCCCAATTCTCATGGATGAAGCTGGGGATGACGCTGGCGGTATTTGTTGGCATCTGGGGGCTGGCAATGCTGGTGGTCGGCGGGCAGCAAACCCTGAATGACATGGGCAGTTTCTTTACCAAGGCAGCATTTCTGACCATTGGTGGGGCGTATGCGGTGTTACCGTATGTGTACCAAGGTGGGGTGGAACAGTACGGCTGGCTGACCGGCCCGCAAATGATTGATGGTCTGGCACTGGGCGAGACTACCCCAGGGCCATTAATCATGGTGGTCACTTGGGTAGGCTATCTGGGGGGTGTTACCAAGGAAGTGTTTACCAATCCGCTTGCTGCCGGTTTTGCCGGGGCAGCGGTGGCAACGTTTTTCACCTTTTTGCCGTCATTCCTGTTCATTCTCGCGGTAGGGCCAGTGGTGGAAAGCTCGCGTAATGACATCAAGTTTACCGCACCTTTGACCGGCGTGACCGCTGCGGTGGTGGGTGTCATCATGAATCTGGCGGTGTTTTTCGCTTGGCATACGTTCTGGCCGAAAGCGACGGACGCGACTCCGTTTACAGCCCCGTTTGAATGGTTCGCTGTGGTGGTAGCAATCGCTGCGTTTATTGCCTTGTGGAAATACAAGGTGGACGTGATGAAAGTAATCGGCGTGTGTGCCGTATTGGGATTGGTTTATACACTGGCTATGGGAGCAATGTGA
- a CDS encoding DMT family transporter, whose protein sequence is MAFSQQGIPAALGAAVLFGASTPLAKLLLDGISPWMLAGLLYLGSGLGLLLYRWFSHAPSVRLSRHETLWFGGAVLSGGVIAPVLLMVGLVNMPASGASLLLNAEGVFTALLAWFVFRENVDRRIALGMFAIVAGALLLSWSGEARIGTVWPALAILGACFAWGVDNNLTRKVSLNDATWIASVKGLVAGIVNLALVWVLGAASLPALPLLGAALLLGFLAYGVSLTLFVVSLRHLGTARTGAYFSVAPFFGAMLSIVLLGEPVTVPLLAAGLLMAAGVWLHLTENHAHEHPHGALEHEHEHTHDEHHQHGHDFPVAVGIKHRHWHRHEPMVHTHAHFPDAHHQHGHE, encoded by the coding sequence TTGGCTTTTTCCCAGCAAGGCATCCCCGCCGCTTTAGGTGCTGCCGTACTGTTTGGCGCAAGCACTCCGCTGGCTAAGTTGTTGCTGGATGGCATTAGCCCGTGGATGCTGGCGGGCTTGCTGTATCTGGGTTCAGGGCTGGGGTTGCTGTTGTACCGCTGGTTCAGTCACGCCCCGTCAGTCAGGCTATCCCGTCACGAAACCCTCTGGTTTGGTGGTGCGGTGCTGTCTGGAGGGGTCATTGCACCTGTGTTACTGATGGTGGGGTTGGTCAATATGCCTGCTTCCGGTGCTTCCCTGCTGCTCAATGCCGAAGGGGTGTTCACCGCACTGCTGGCATGGTTCGTCTTCCGCGAAAACGTGGATCGGCGCATTGCACTGGGTATGTTCGCTATCGTTGCCGGGGCGTTGCTATTGAGTTGGTCAGGGGAAGCACGCATTGGCACTGTATGGCCTGCGCTGGCGATACTCGGAGCCTGTTTTGCTTGGGGAGTCGACAATAACCTAACCCGCAAGGTATCACTGAATGATGCAACATGGATTGCGTCGGTGAAAGGGCTGGTGGCGGGTATCGTCAATCTTGCCTTGGTGTGGGTATTGGGTGCTGCATCGCTACCCGCACTTCCTTTGTTGGGTGCAGCCCTGTTGCTGGGGTTTCTGGCTTACGGGGTAAGCCTCACCCTGTTCGTGGTCAGTTTGCGCCATTTGGGGACTGCCCGTACCGGGGCTTATTTTTCAGTTGCACCCTTCTTCGGTGCAATGCTCTCCATCGTGTTGTTGGGCGAACCCGTCACAGTGCCACTGCTGGCAGCGGGGCTGTTGATGGCGGCAGGTGTCTGGCTGCATTTGACAGAAAATCATGCCCACGAACACCCGCATGGTGCACTGGAACATGAACATGAGCATACCCATGATGAACACCACCAGCATGGGCATGATTTTCCGGTAGCGGTGGGTATCAAGCACCGGCATTGGCACAGGCATGAACCGATGGTGCATACCCATGCCCATTTCCCGGATGCCCATCACCAGCATGGGCATGAGTAA
- a CDS encoding helix-turn-helix domain-containing protein, whose product MKNKAEKKSSSQRSSYRQLEDVVGCKWSVSVLQAIAEGISRPGALERHIEGISTKVLGERLRKLTAYGLLSRQVYPEIPPHTEYTITENGKKLALIIAQLQSLDHDIRSTADHKQ is encoded by the coding sequence ATGAAAAATAAGGCAGAAAAAAAATCATCATCCCAGCGTTCAAGCTATCGGCAGTTAGAGGATGTCGTTGGGTGTAAATGGTCGGTTTCTGTCTTGCAGGCTATTGCCGAGGGTATTTCCCGCCCCGGCGCATTAGAGCGTCATATCGAAGGTATTTCCACCAAAGTATTGGGGGAACGCTTGCGAAAACTGACGGCTTACGGTTTGTTATCCCGTCAAGTTTACCCAGAAATACCACCGCATACCGAATACACCATCACAGAAAATGGCAAAAAGCTGGCGCTTATCATTGCCCAATTGCAATCGTTAGATCATGACATCCGTTCGACCGCAGACCACAAACAGTAA
- a CDS encoding LysR substrate-binding domain-containing protein has product MDIAHLRIIHALHQYQTLGAAAEALCLTQSALSHRMKALEHEIGIAFWNKQGQRLSLTPAGQELLRLAQRVLPEIAITRSRLKLMADGRGGRLHVAVECLPCAQWLNPALTRFMQEWSAIDVDVVSQYRFSALPALLSYQIDACLTPDQMPHGDLHHEPLFSYRLCLAVSKQHRLATRQTFTASDLTDETLLTYPVERSRLDVFTQLLQPAGLEPRHHKTVGDTELMLGMVASGRGIALLPAWLLERNACRDRIALLTHAVQPLEKHLWLVVRAEDRQQAWMQGLFTCLRQQKPPNS; this is encoded by the coding sequence ATGGACATCGCCCACCTACGCATTATCCACGCCCTGCACCAGTACCAGACGCTCGGTGCGGCGGCAGAAGCCTTGTGCCTGACCCAATCCGCCCTGTCACACCGCATGAAAGCATTGGAACACGAGATCGGTATTGCCTTCTGGAACAAACAGGGGCAACGCCTCAGCCTCACGCCTGCGGGACAGGAATTGTTGCGGCTGGCGCAGCGGGTTTTGCCAGAAATTGCAATCACCCGCAGTCGCCTCAAACTGATGGCGGACGGGCGCGGCGGGCGTTTGCATGTCGCGGTGGAATGCTTGCCTTGTGCGCAATGGCTGAATCCGGCACTGACCCGTTTTATGCAGGAATGGTCTGCTATTGATGTGGATGTGGTCAGCCAGTACCGCTTTTCCGCGTTACCGGCTTTGCTGAGCTACCAGATTGATGCCTGCCTAACACCCGACCAGATGCCGCATGGTGATTTGCACCATGAACCACTTTTCAGTTACCGGCTATGCTTGGCGGTAAGCAAGCAGCACCGCTTGGCGACACGGCAAACGTTCACCGCCAGTGATTTGACAGATGAAACCTTGCTGACCTATCCGGTGGAGCGTAGCCGTTTGGATGTGTTCACCCAGCTTTTGCAACCTGCTGGGCTGGAGCCACGCCACCACAAGACGGTGGGGGATACGGAATTGATGCTGGGGATGGTTGCCAGTGGACGCGGAATTGCGCTCCTTCCCGCATGGTTATTGGAACGCAATGCCTGTCGGGATCGCATTGCGCTGTTAACTCACGCGGTCCAGCCGCTGGAAAAACATCTGTGGCTGGTGGTTCGTGCAGAAGATCGCCAACAGGCATGGATGCAGGGATTATTCACCTGCTTGCGTCAGCAAAAACCACCCAATTCATAG
- a CDS encoding tellurite resistance/C4-dicarboxylate transporter family protein — MTQHTSDNTLRWLEGLPPGYFAVAMASGILSIAFDMIGQTLLAEGLFMAALLTWVIMLGLSAWRLWRFPQAVKIDLLNIRRVFAFFTLVVSTNVVGILLHQHGYPQLALACWAFAFVVWSLLLYLSFSVLTFLTHPHTVNVVHGDWLTSIIATQSLVLLGVMVAPDLGIYTDYMLVEVHLLWLLGLVLYGIFVTLFCYRIFFQRFQPEDTSPLLWVIMGAAAAGVNAGTVLLQTSPSLHFLQALHPFIDGVAMLLWSWATWWIPMLVIFGVWKHGVKRYPLRYEPAMWSMVFPLGMYAVASFRLGLAAEFPPLQWISLLIVWVGFAVWCLVLLGLVLFMFFSHKEVSQ; from the coding sequence ATGACGCAGCATACATCTGACAACACACTCCGATGGCTGGAAGGCTTGCCGCCGGGCTACTTCGCAGTAGCAATGGCGAGCGGCATCTTGAGCATTGCGTTTGACATGATCGGGCAAACGCTGCTGGCGGAGGGGCTATTCATGGCAGCGTTGCTGACATGGGTCATCATGCTGGGTTTGAGTGCGTGGCGTTTATGGCGTTTCCCGCAAGCGGTGAAAATCGACCTGTTGAATATCCGGCGGGTATTTGCGTTTTTTACGCTGGTGGTATCGACCAATGTGGTGGGGATTTTGCTGCATCAACACGGCTACCCGCAATTGGCGTTGGCGTGTTGGGCGTTTGCCTTTGTGGTGTGGTCATTGCTGTTGTACCTGAGTTTTAGCGTGCTGACGTTTTTGACGCATCCGCATACCGTGAATGTGGTGCATGGCGACTGGCTGACTTCGATTATTGCCACGCAATCGCTGGTATTGTTGGGGGTGATGGTTGCGCCGGATTTGGGCATTTACACCGATTACATGCTGGTGGAAGTGCATTTGCTGTGGCTGCTGGGGCTGGTGTTATACGGGATTTTTGTCACCTTATTTTGCTACCGGATATTCTTCCAGCGATTTCAGCCGGAAGACACTTCACCCTTGTTGTGGGTCATTATGGGTGCAGCGGCGGCAGGGGTGAATGCCGGAACGGTGTTATTGCAAACCTCGCCTAGCCTGCACTTTTTACAAGCCTTGCACCCGTTTATTGATGGCGTAGCAATGTTGTTGTGGTCGTGGGCAACTTGGTGGATTCCGATGCTGGTGATCTTTGGGGTATGGAAGCACGGGGTGAAACGTTACCCGCTACGCTACGAACCGGCGATGTGGAGCATGGTGTTTCCGCTGGGGATGTACGCGGTTGCCAGTTTCCGCTTAGGGTTGGCGGCTGAATTTCCGCCGTTGCAGTGGATTTCACTGCTGATCGTGTGGGTGGGTTTTGCCGTGTGGTGTTTGGTGTTGCTGGGGTTGGTTTTATTCATGTTTTTTAGTCATAAGGAAGTTTCACAATGA
- the metE gene encoding 5-methyltetrahydropteroyltriglutamate--homocysteine S-methyltransferase, which yields MCMRLHNLGFPRMGANRELKFALESYWKGTADADNLLTTAYSLRQQHWNVQQQAGLDFVPVGDFALYDHVLNTSLMLGNIPPRFQQGQGANELDQYFRMARGRAPTGEPTFACEMTKWFDTNYHYIVPELAADTDFHLASTQLLDQVKEAKAAGFNPKPVLLGPLSYLWLGKVKGQEFDKLELLPRLLPVYVEVLQYLAALGVEWVQIDEPILVLDLPLAWQNAFESAYNQLQSRNLNLLLASYFGELRDNLRLACNLPVAGLHLDAVRGREEIARVLDNLSPYKVLSLGVVDGRNLWKTDLNAVLAWLEPIHQRLGERLWLAPSCSLLHVPLDLGLETTLDTELKNWLAFAVQKLDELRILSQALTQGRGSVRTALEANHAAIESRQTSTRVHNPAVAQRMADITPALLQRASTYPERAKAQQQRFELPLYPTTTIGSFPQTQEIRKARRDFKAGQLDTASYHAAMQAEIRYAVEVQEQLGLDVPVHGEAERNDMVEYFGEQLAGYAFTRLGWVQSYGSRCVKPPIIYGDVSRPLAMTVEWSAYAQSLTAKPMKGMLTGPVTMLQWSFVRDDQPRRDTAFQIALALRDEILDLEAAGIGIIQVDEPAFREGLPLRKTEWKAYLQWAVEAFRLSVAGVRDDTQIHTHMCYSEFNDIMPEIAAMDADVITIETSRSDMELLEAFSEFAYPNEIGPGVYDIHSPNIPTVDSMVRMMQKASRDIPPQRLWVNPDCGLKTRQWAEVIPALANMVEATKVLREAA from the coding sequence ATGTGTATGCGACTCCACAACCTCGGCTTCCCGCGCATGGGCGCGAACCGTGAACTGAAATTTGCACTGGAAAGTTACTGGAAAGGCACGGCTGACGCTGATAATTTGCTGACGACGGCTTACAGCTTGCGCCAACAGCACTGGAACGTCCAGCAGCAAGCGGGGCTAGACTTTGTGCCCGTGGGCGATTTCGCCCTGTACGACCATGTGCTGAACACCAGCCTGATGCTCGGCAATATCCCGCCACGTTTCCAACAGGGGCAAGGGGCAAACGAACTGGACCAGTATTTTCGCATGGCACGGGGACGCGCCCCGACAGGCGAACCCACTTTTGCCTGTGAAATGACCAAATGGTTTGACACCAATTACCACTACATCGTGCCGGAACTGGCAGCAGACACCGATTTTCATCTGGCTTCCACCCAGTTGCTGGATCAGGTGAAAGAAGCCAAAGCCGCCGGGTTCAACCCCAAGCCCGTCCTGCTGGGGCCGTTGTCGTACCTGTGGCTGGGCAAGGTCAAGGGGCAGGAATTCGACAAGCTGGAACTGCTACCCCGCCTGCTGCCCGTGTATGTGGAAGTGTTGCAATACCTCGCCGCGCTGGGGGTGGAATGGGTGCAAATCGACGAACCCATTCTGGTGCTGGATTTGCCGCTGGCATGGCAAAACGCCTTTGAATCCGCCTACAACCAGCTCCAAAGCCGTAACCTAAACCTGTTGCTGGCAAGCTATTTCGGTGAGTTGCGCGACAACTTGCGGCTGGCGTGCAACTTGCCCGTGGCAGGGCTGCATCTGGATGCGGTGCGCGGGCGGGAAGAAATAGCGCGGGTGCTGGACAACCTTTCACCCTACAAAGTGCTGTCCCTTGGGGTGGTGGATGGGCGCAACCTCTGGAAAACCGACCTCAACGCGGTGCTGGCATGGCTCGAACCCATCCACCAACGCTTAGGGGAACGCCTGTGGCTTGCCCCCTCCTGCTCATTGCTGCACGTACCGCTGGATTTGGGGCTGGAAACCACGCTGGATACAGAACTGAAAAATTGGCTGGCATTTGCCGTGCAAAAGCTGGATGAATTGCGCATCCTCAGCCAAGCCCTGACCCAAGGACGCGGCAGTGTGCGTACTGCGCTGGAAGCCAACCACGCCGCCATTGAAAGCCGCCAAACCTCCACACGGGTACACAACCCGGCAGTGGCACAACGCATGGCAGACATTACCCCGGCACTGCTGCAACGCGCATCCACTTACCCCGAACGCGCCAAGGCGCAACAGCAACGCTTTGAGTTGCCGCTGTACCCCACCACCACCATTGGCTCATTCCCGCAAACGCAAGAAATCCGCAAGGCACGGCGTGACTTCAAGGCGGGGCAACTGGATACAGCCAGCTACCACGCTGCGATGCAGGCAGAAATCCGCTACGCCGTCGAAGTACAGGAACAACTGGGGCTGGATGTCCCCGTGCATGGTGAAGCCGAACGTAACGACATGGTGGAATACTTCGGAGAACAGCTTGCTGGATACGCCTTCACCCGGCTGGGTTGGGTACAGTCCTACGGTAGCCGTTGCGTCAAACCGCCGATCATTTACGGCGATGTCTCACGCCCGTTGGCGATGACGGTGGAATGGTCGGCTTATGCCCAGTCCCTCACCGCCAAGCCCATGAAAGGGATGCTCACCGGCCCGGTTACCATGCTGCAATGGTCATTCGTGCGGGACGACCAGCCGCGCCGTGATACCGCGTTCCAGATTGCGCTGGCGTTACGGGATGAAATCCTTGACCTAGAAGCGGCTGGCATCGGCATTATCCAAGTGGATGAACCCGCCTTCCGCGAAGGTTTGCCACTGCGCAAAACCGAATGGAAAGCCTACCTGCAATGGGCGGTGGAGGCGTTCCGTCTGTCAGTAGCGGGGGTACGCGATGATACCCAAATCCATACCCACATGTGCTATTCCGAGTTCAACGACATCATGCCGGAGATTGCCGCGATGGATGCGGACGTGATCACCATCGAAACCTCGCGTTCCGATATGGAATTGCTGGAAGCGTTCAGTGAATTTGCCTACCCCAATGAAATCGGCCCCGGCGTGTACGACATCCACAGCCCCAATATCCCCACGGTAGACAGCATGGTGCGGATGATGCAGAAAGCCAGCCGCGACATTCCACCCCAACGCTTGTGGGTGAACCCGGATTGTGGGCTGAAAACGCGCCAATGGGCGGAGGTGATCCCGGCACTGGCCAACATGGTGGAGGCTACCAAGGTGTTACGCGAAGCTGCTTGA
- a CDS encoding group 1 truncated hemoglobin, whose product MRDVFKRIGGKAAVDAAVDRFYEYMLTDDRVKHFFANTNMEKQRQHQKDFISFALGAEGGYAGKDMRSAHQHMVDHMGLSDVHFDATVENLVKALRDLNVPEDIIADAGAIVESTRTDVLCR is encoded by the coding sequence ATGAGAGATGTTTTTAAGCGTATTGGTGGTAAAGCCGCAGTGGATGCAGCAGTTGATCGTTTTTACGAATACATGCTGACGGATGATCGCGTCAAACACTTTTTCGCGAATACCAATATGGAAAAGCAACGCCAACACCAGAAGGATTTCATTTCCTTTGCGTTGGGCGCGGAAGGCGGTTATGCGGGTAAGGACATGCGTTCCGCTCACCAGCACATGGTCGATCACATGGGGCTTTCGGATGTGCATTTCGATGCCACGGTGGAAAATCTGGTCAAAGCCTTGCGCGATTTGAATGTGCCGGAAGACATTATCGCGGACGCGGGTGCAATCGTGGAAAGTACCCGTACTGACGTATTGTGCCGGTAA
- a CDS encoding NnrS family protein → MIQLEITPPASQQPAFTHLAFRPFFLAAGLYALLGMVLWTALYSFNWQGLHSAYPSVTWHAHEMVFGYAGAVITGFLLTAIKNWTGQQTLSGTPLLLLAGLWLAARVLPFTGLPLVWTAVLDVVWLTGLLVAAALPIIRAKQWNQAAIVGKVALLLLANTLFYLGLLGIWAQGMQLGLYAGFYVIVALILTMGRRVIPFFIERGVGCPFTAQNHSWIDRASLILFLLFMLADLLAMASGHPGSAWAAALLALVQVPLHILRLWGWYHPNIWQKPLLWVLYLAYGWLIAGFALKFLSLAAGISPFLAIHAFAYGGIATLTVGMMARVTLGHTGRNVAEPPSLVSVIFGLLLIGTLVRVVAAGLFPQFYALWILMAQFIWIVAFALFVWQYAPMLIKPRVDGRYG, encoded by the coding sequence ATGATTCAATTGGAGATTACCCCGCCCGCTTCACAGCAACCGGCATTCACGCACTTGGCTTTCCGACCGTTTTTTCTGGCTGCGGGCTTGTATGCGCTGCTGGGCATGGTGTTATGGACTGCGCTTTACAGCTTTAACTGGCAAGGTTTGCACAGTGCTTACCCGTCGGTAACCTGGCACGCGCATGAAATGGTGTTTGGGTATGCGGGTGCAGTCATTACGGGTTTTTTACTGACCGCTATCAAAAACTGGACGGGGCAACAAACCTTGAGTGGTACGCCATTGCTGCTATTGGCGGGATTATGGTTGGCAGCACGGGTATTGCCGTTTACGGGGTTGCCGCTGGTGTGGACGGCAGTGTTGGATGTGGTGTGGCTCACGGGTTTACTGGTCGCAGCGGCACTGCCCATTATCCGAGCGAAACAATGGAATCAAGCGGCGATTGTGGGCAAGGTTGCATTGCTGTTGCTGGCGAACACGCTGTTTTATCTGGGTTTGCTAGGTATTTGGGCGCAAGGAATGCAACTGGGTTTGTATGCGGGTTTTTACGTCATTGTAGCGTTGATTTTGACGATGGGGCGGCGGGTAATCCCGTTTTTCATCGAACGCGGTGTAGGTTGCCCGTTTACCGCGCAGAACCATTCGTGGATTGATCGCGCCAGCTTGATTTTGTTTTTGCTGTTTATGCTGGCGGATTTGCTGGCAATGGCAAGCGGTCATCCCGGCTCAGCGTGGGCGGCAGCACTTTTGGCATTGGTGCAAGTGCCGCTGCATATTTTGCGTTTGTGGGGCTGGTATCACCCCAATATTTGGCAAAAGCCGTTGTTGTGGGTGCTGTATCTGGCGTATGGCTGGTTGATTGCGGGTTTTGCGCTGAAATTTCTGAGCCTGGCGGCGGGAATTTCACCGTTTTTGGCGATTCATGCGTTTGCGTATGGCGGGATTGCGACCCTGACGGTGGGGATGATGGCGCGTGTGACGCTGGGGCATACCGGGCGTAATGTGGCTGAGCCGCCGTCGTTAGTCAGCGTGATTTTCGGCTTATTGCTAATCGGTACGCTGGTGCGGGTGGTCGCTGCGGGGCTGTTTCCACAGTTTTACGCTTTATGGATATTAATGGCGCAATTTATCTGGATCGTGGCTTTCGCCCTGTTTGTTTGGCAGTATGCACCCATGTTGATCAAACCGCGTGTGGATGGTCGTTATGGCTAA